From a region of the Arachis ipaensis cultivar K30076 chromosome B09, Araip1.1, whole genome shotgun sequence genome:
- the LOC107616931 gene encoding S-adenosylmethionine decarboxylase proenzyme 4-like, whose product MALSGFEGFEKRLELHFFTTTTTFHYLGLRTLDFDQCINQTLQAVQCTVVSAVGNSFFDAYVLSESSLFVYPTKIIIKTCGTTQLLKSIQPLIFYADTQLGFTLRSCRYTRGSFIFPSSQPFPHTSFKDEVSYLEDTLPPTLHNRKASIMPSKSSSHAWHVFTATYYQQPHKPYTLEICMTDLDPNSARKFFRPSNDGKTGDSAGREMTEFTGIDQINQEALICDFAFDPCGYSMNAMHGEWYSTIHVTPEDGYSYASFECVGSTNNGMEIDVAHVFRKVIQIFRPGTMSVSITSAGGDLRRRVVSAVEAMGFKRRSCATDEFPEAGSVVFQTFTAIRRKKKEVN is encoded by the coding sequence ATGGCACTGTCTGGCTTTGAAGGCTTTGAGAAACGCTTGGAGCTCCATTTcttcacaacaacaacaaccttcCATTATTTGGGTCTAAGAACCCTTGACTTTGATCAATGCATAAACCAAACCCTCCAAGCCGTGCAATGCACGGTGGTTTCCGCCGTCGGTAACTCCTTCTTCGACGCCTATGTCCTCTCGGAATCAAGCCTCTTCGTGTACCCAACGAAGATCATAATCAAAACATGCGGCACCACACAGCTGCTGAAATCGATTCAACCATTGATTTTCTATGCTGACACCCAACTTGGGTTCACCCTGAGGTCGTGCCGTTACACGAGGGGAAGCTTCATATTCCCAAGCTCACAACCTTTCCCTCACACAAGCTTTAAGGACGAGGTGTCCTACTTGGAGGACACCCTCCCTCCAACGCTTCATAACCGTAAAGCCTCCATAATGCCCTCTAAGTCCTCCTCACATGCGTGGCACGTGTTCACTGCCACTTATTACCAACAACCGCACAAGCCCTACACCTTGGAGATCTGCATGACGGATCTTGACCCGAATTCGGCCCGAAAATTCTTCCGTCCTAGTAATGACGGAAAAACCGGTGACTCCGCCGGAAGAGAAATGACGGAGTTCACCGGGATCGATCAGATCAACCAGGAGGCGCTCATTTGCGACTTCGCGTTCGATCCGTGCGGTTACTCCATGAACGCCATGCATGGGGAGTGGTACTCTACCATCCACGTCACTCCTGAAGACGGTTACAGCTACGCGAGTTTCGAGTGCGTGGGGTCCACCAATAACGGAATGGAGATAGACGTGGCTCACGTTTTCAGGAAGGTCATTCAGATTTTCCGACCGGGTACTATGTCCGTTTCGATAACCTCCGCTGGCGGCGATTTGCGGAGGAGGGTGGTGAGTGCGGTGGAGGCTATGGGGTTCAAACGCAGAAGTTGCGCCACGGATGAGTTCCCTGAAGCAGGTAGCGTTGTCTTTCAAACTTTCACGGCGATTCGCCGGAAAAAGAAAGAGGTTAATTAA
- the LOC107619774 gene encoding uncharacterized protein LOC107619774, translating into MAPRRSNKKRETRMDAAIDAMAVMGFESKLVRSTVNHLIKNVYGSDGWLFIEADGYKELIECLISDQEQQQPPNALSEDKEENREDGHSEASPSACSNRTPFQPCSNTENTDGALTINQTIDTVSASSQTNNQPSFKAVDSASATGETHDQLPIVESAETPPAVNHLPIVDSVETPASINQLPIVKAEDAVPEENKSNFRLAYSPPLKIEVSPPTENFGCRKRKPCYGWISDDDDDEEEEEKKLIELPPASMSKVRTMLVNERVN; encoded by the exons ATGGCTCCAAGGCGATCCAACAAG AAGCGAGAGACGCGAATGGACGCAGCCATTGACGCCATGGCAGTGATGGGATTCGAATCAAAGCTCGTCAGATCAACCGTCAACCACCTCATCAAGAATGTTTATGGCTCCGATGGATGGCTCTTCATTGAAGCCGACGGTTACAAAGAGCTCATTGAATGCCTGATTTCTGATCAGGAACAACAACAACCGCCAAACGCTTTATCAGAG GACAAAGAGGAGAACCGAGAAGATGGCCACAGTGAGGCATCTCCTTCTGCTTGCTCAAACAGAACCCCCTTTCAACCTTGCTCTAACACTGAAAATACTGATGGTGCATTAACAATTAATCAGACCATTGACACTGTATCAGCATCCAGTCAAACAAATAATCAACCTTCCTTCAAGGCTGTAGACTCTGCATCAGCAACCGGTGAAACTCATGATCAACTTCCCATTGTCGAGTCTGCTGAAACTCCACCTGCTGTTAATCATCTTCCTATCGTAGATTCTGTTGAAACTCCAGCTAGCATCAATCAACTTCCCATTGTCAAGGCTGAAGATGCGGTGCCGGAAGAGAATAAATCTA ATTTTAGGCTTGCATATTCTCCTCCTCTTAAGATTGAGGTATCACCACCTACGGAGAATTTTGGTTGTAGAAAGCGTAAACCGTGCTATGGCTGgatttctgatgatgatgatgatgaagaagaagaggagaagaagctAATAGAACTGCCTCCAGCTTCAATGTCTAAAGTTAGAACTATGCTGGTAAATGAAAGGGTCAATTAA